A region of Jonquetella anthropi DSM 22815 DNA encodes the following proteins:
- the rapZ gene encoding RNase adapter RapZ produces the protein MPVGRVFVVTGQSGSGKSCVLDALEDQGFFTVDNLPAPMLPALASLVGGRSSEERDVAAVVDARSEALLTELPSAIRALRDQGVRLTVLFMEASEETLIRRYRFTRRRHPFGFKESLLDGIRAERQMLHAVRQLADLVIDTTRFDAAELKRHVLSLIDKGKESVDVLVTSFGFKYGNPADADFLFDVRFLANPYYEPELKDKSGLDEPVRQYIFERSPANEFLCSCYDLLASILHVCHNSGKNYIHVALGCTGGRHRSVFAAEWLAERLSQLPGVTVNVNHRDLKRGSGSELISG, from the coding sequence ATGCCTGTAGGAAGGGTCTTTGTCGTTACTGGCCAGTCCGGGAGCGGAAAAAGCTGTGTCTTGGATGCCCTAGAAGATCAGGGCTTTTTTACCGTCGATAACCTGCCTGCACCGATGCTGCCGGCTCTTGCGTCTCTTGTGGGCGGGCGCAGCAGCGAGGAACGGGACGTGGCAGCCGTCGTGGACGCCAGAAGCGAAGCTCTTCTAACCGAGCTGCCGAGCGCTATCAGGGCTTTGCGGGATCAGGGCGTACGGCTGACGGTGCTTTTTATGGAGGCTTCCGAAGAGACGCTCATCCGTCGGTATCGGTTTACAAGGCGACGGCATCCTTTTGGGTTTAAAGAGTCCTTGCTGGACGGTATTCGAGCCGAGCGGCAGATGCTTCATGCGGTTCGTCAGCTGGCGGACTTGGTCATCGACACCACCAGATTTGACGCCGCTGAGCTGAAACGACACGTCCTGTCCCTGATCGATAAGGGGAAGGAAAGCGTCGACGTGTTGGTCACGTCGTTTGGGTTCAAGTACGGCAACCCGGCTGACGCTGATTTTCTGTTTGACGTTCGTTTTCTTGCTAATCCCTACTACGAGCCAGAGCTCAAAGACAAGTCGGGGCTTGACGAGCCTGTTCGGCAGTATATTTTCGAGCGCAGCCCGGCAAACGAGTTCTTGTGTTCGTGCTATGACCTGCTGGCGTCGATCCTTCACGTCTGTCACAACAGCGGGAAAAACTATATTCACGTGGCGCTGGGCTGCACCGGCGGCCGACATCGTTCGGTCTTTGCCGCGGAGTGGCTGGCCGAGCGCCTTTCTCAGCTGCCGGGCGTAACGGTGAACGTCAATCACCGGGATCTAAAGCGCGGTTCCGGATCGGAGCTGATTTCAGGATGA
- a CDS encoding SPOR domain-containing protein, translating to MLPVLGIVFLAILIIGIKVLFFPAQASKTPIVVNSPARTVQPAPVHSELPQRSAVVEPVPVQADVVPADARPLVAEPATDKNGQTAVAVAPVKTAPPAKKPAAKPAPAVRPAVSAAPAPVARPAVSAPDRGATIEKSNYLVQSGSFTDDKGASTVSAELKSKGYATVVRRAEVKGRTFFRVFVAGGSSAESAQAVADKLQSAGYPVLVVKNQ from the coding sequence ATGCTTCCTGTTCTGGGAATCGTATTTTTAGCAATTTTGATCATCGGGATCAAGGTGCTGTTCTTTCCCGCCCAAGCCTCAAAGACTCCGATTGTCGTCAACAGCCCGGCACGGACGGTTCAGCCGGCTCCTGTTCACTCGGAGCTTCCCCAGCGGTCAGCCGTTGTCGAGCCTGTCCCAGTTCAGGCAGACGTGGTTCCCGCTGATGCCAGGCCTTTAGTTGCCGAACCTGCGACTGACAAAAATGGTCAGACTGCGGTTGCTGTCGCTCCTGTCAAAACGGCCCCTCCGGCCAAAAAGCCTGCCGCTAAACCGGCTCCTGCTGTGCGCCCGGCTGTTTCTGCGGCGCCCGCACCTGTCGCGCGTCCGGCGGTCTCAGCGCCGGACCGTGGGGCGACGATTGAAAAGAGCAATTACCTGGTGCAGAGCGGCTCGTTTACCGACGACAAGGGAGCGTCGACAGTATCGGCCGAGCTGAAGTCGAAAGGATATGCGACCGTCGTCCGGCGGGCGGAGGTCAAAGGACGGACGTTCTTCAGGGTGTTTGTCGCCGGCGGTTCGAGCGCCGAGTCGGCTCAGGCTGTGGCTGATAAGCTGCAAAGCGCCGGCTACCCTGTTTTAGTCGTGAAAAACCAGTGA
- the ftsZ gene encoding cell division protein FtsZ gives MTMNNEVFKPSTTQAMPPREVIKVVGVGGGGGNALNNIIASEVVDVDFIAVNTDVVALELSKAPTKIALGTKLTGGRGAGADPARGKEAAQESTEDLKAVLEGADMVFITAGMGGGTGTGASPIIAEIAKELGALTVAVVTMPFSWEGPMRAQNAQRGVNELRDKVDALIIIENDKLLEVCDKGTSFFEAFQVADDVLRQAVAGVTGMIRKAALVHVDFADVCTIMRGAGTAIMGIGEAKGEGRTVAAARAAMSGPMMTAPMSGATGLLYFIEVSPEVGLHEINEANQVIAQAAQENANIIWGWAPDPAMEDRVRFTIIATGFNGTGAIRRQNRQVSSAHFDSPRGAGQRRSGLNLNPADLVSDDEDDFLNVGGDDSYDTPAISRRARKK, from the coding sequence ATGACAATGAATAACGAAGTTTTTAAGCCCAGCACGACGCAGGCGATGCCTCCGCGAGAGGTCATCAAGGTTGTAGGAGTTGGCGGCGGCGGCGGCAACGCGCTGAACAACATCATTGCCAGCGAAGTTGTGGACGTAGATTTTATCGCCGTCAACACTGACGTGGTGGCCCTCGAGCTCTCCAAGGCCCCGACGAAGATAGCCTTAGGGACAAAGCTGACCGGCGGACGCGGCGCTGGAGCGGACCCCGCCCGCGGCAAAGAGGCGGCTCAGGAGTCGACAGAAGACCTTAAAGCGGTTCTTGAGGGTGCGGACATGGTGTTCATCACCGCCGGCATGGGCGGCGGGACTGGAACTGGTGCCTCTCCGATCATCGCTGAGATCGCTAAAGAGCTGGGAGCCCTGACGGTCGCAGTCGTCACCATGCCGTTCTCTTGGGAAGGCCCCATGCGGGCTCAAAACGCCCAGCGGGGTGTTAACGAGCTCCGAGACAAGGTTGACGCTCTGATCATCATCGAGAACGATAAGCTGCTGGAAGTCTGCGACAAGGGCACGTCGTTCTTTGAGGCCTTCCAAGTTGCCGATGACGTGCTGCGTCAGGCTGTGGCCGGCGTTACCGGAATGATCCGCAAGGCAGCTCTGGTTCACGTGGACTTCGCCGACGTCTGCACCATCATGAGAGGTGCCGGAACGGCCATCATGGGTATCGGCGAAGCGAAGGGCGAGGGGCGCACGGTTGCCGCTGCCCGGGCCGCTATGAGCGGACCGATGATGACGGCCCCGATGAGCGGTGCCACTGGCCTGCTGTATTTTATCGAGGTCAGCCCGGAAGTCGGACTGCATGAGATCAACGAGGCCAACCAAGTCATCGCTCAGGCTGCTCAGGAGAACGCCAACATCATTTGGGGATGGGCTCCGGATCCGGCGATGGAGGATCGGGTTCGTTTCACGATTATTGCGACTGGCTTTAACGGAACCGGCGCGATTCGTCGGCAGAACCGTCAGGTCAGCTCAGCTCACTTTGACAGCCCGCGGGGGGCTGGCCAGCGACGGAGCGGCTTGAACCTGAACCCTGCCGACTTGGTCTCCGATGATGAGGACGATTTCCTGAACGTTGGGGGCGACGACAGTTATGACACGCCGGCTATCAGCCGCCGTGCCAGAAAAAAGTGA
- the ftsA gene encoding cell division protein FtsA, which produces MGKDAEILVGLYLGTSKISAVVAEWDMFSGDEVQIIGIGQAPSRGVRKGLIVNLDRATDSVAAAIADAESMVGFDIRAVTVAFSGVDAYTKSVWGMISLSRTPRQVADDDVMRVIESALSGLSVPSDHCVVHLLPIKYSIDGNSGIDDPLGMTGIRLEVELQAVIMPRSIVQNVVNCVQHAGVQVRGLVYKPLAAALGSLNQEEKSVGAVSLSLGGGTTSVAIFNEDRPVAFTVFPIGGDYVTSDVSQMLKIPMGAAEEVKKAVSLDSGAEPAKEVTASIQGQTRKLDGDLIRQTVACRIEELLEEKVAPFIAENSKHQFPSGVVLTGGVAQTDGIETFASSILNLPVRRAPAAPIQKLRPGCDTSQYCLLMGIIFYLLEKRRNRYKYLDSTVDSIMSGFFSVDVEQAPQSSRRLGEGLFKKMLKSLKELF; this is translated from the coding sequence ATGGGAAAGGATGCCGAGATTCTCGTTGGTCTTTATCTCGGAACATCGAAAATTTCAGCGGTTGTCGCTGAATGGGACATGTTCTCCGGTGACGAAGTACAGATCATCGGCATCGGCCAGGCTCCTTCCCGAGGAGTCCGCAAGGGTCTGATTGTGAACCTTGACCGAGCCACGGACTCGGTTGCAGCTGCTATTGCCGACGCGGAGTCCATGGTGGGGTTTGATATCCGTGCTGTGACGGTTGCTTTCAGCGGGGTCGATGCGTACACTAAATCAGTCTGGGGAATGATTTCCCTTAGTCGAACGCCTCGTCAAGTTGCTGACGACGACGTGATGCGGGTTATTGAGTCGGCGTTGAGCGGCCTGTCCGTTCCGTCAGATCACTGCGTCGTCCACCTGCTTCCTATCAAGTACTCCATTGACGGCAATAGCGGCATAGACGATCCGCTCGGCATGACCGGCATCCGCCTTGAGGTCGAACTGCAGGCAGTCATCATGCCCCGTTCGATTGTGCAGAACGTCGTTAACTGCGTTCAGCACGCTGGGGTTCAAGTTCGCGGGTTGGTTTACAAACCGCTGGCGGCGGCGCTCGGGTCGCTCAACCAAGAGGAGAAAAGCGTCGGCGCGGTCTCTCTTTCCCTCGGCGGAGGCACAACCAGCGTGGCGATCTTCAACGAAGATCGGCCGGTGGCGTTTACGGTGTTCCCGATAGGCGGGGATTACGTCACCAGCGACGTCTCCCAGATGCTGAAGATACCCATGGGGGCCGCCGAAGAGGTTAAGAAGGCCGTTTCACTTGATTCAGGCGCTGAACCGGCTAAAGAAGTAACGGCCTCTATTCAAGGACAGACCCGAAAACTGGACGGCGACCTGATACGGCAGACAGTTGCCTGTCGAATTGAAGAGCTTTTGGAGGAGAAGGTCGCGCCGTTTATCGCGGAGAACTCGAAGCATCAGTTCCCGTCCGGGGTCGTTCTGACCGGCGGTGTCGCTCAAACAGACGGGATTGAGACGTTTGCCTCGTCCATTTTGAACCTGCCTGTTCGTCGGGCGCCGGCAGCTCCGATTCAGAAACTTCGTCCTGGCTGTGACACGAGCCAGTACTGCCTGCTGATGGGCATTATCTTCTACTTGCTGGAAAAACGTCGGAACAGATACAAGTATCTTGATTCCACTGTTGATTCGATCATGTCGGGCTTCTTCTCTGTCGACGTGGAACAGGCGCCTCAATCGTCCCGACGCTTAGGCGAAGGGCTTTTTAAGAAAATGCTGAAATCGCTGAAAGAGCTTTTTTAG
- the murC gene encoding UDP-N-acetylmuramate--L-alanine ligase, whose amino-acid sequence MASTSLDLSRVRSIHLMGVGGAGMSGLALLYKALGFQVTGCDMGNSCYTTKVREAGVPVYLGHDPHHLDDHKADILAYSSAIPSDNPELVTARERGIPVVQRAELLSLLFNSRCGVGVAGTHGKTTTTSMISLIAERAGLEPTVAIGGELCDIGCNAKLGNGNVMVAELDESDGSFQFFQPSVAVVTNVDWDHVNYYPSRQSVVDAFVSFLANVPSDGFEVLCGDDPGVRALLGRLEGQNCQNRVTYGLEKGNDFYPTNLEQYPGGGMSYTLNRFGRQVGRVRLTVSGTHNLLNSLAALAAGSRLGISFDLMVSALNEFHGVKRRLQQKGNAGDDILVYDDYGHHPNELKATLTALGQMFPKRRLVVVFQPHRYTRTAALYEQFAQVLSQADQVILLPIYAADEQQIPGVSSSLIQDKIHERHPGLCHLVRDKVDAEACVMSVLQPGDLLLTAGAGDVCVIGDLILQNLKAPCSATA is encoded by the coding sequence GTGGCATCGACAAGCCTTGATCTGTCACGGGTCAGAAGCATTCATCTGATGGGAGTTGGCGGCGCCGGCATGAGCGGCTTGGCTCTGCTGTACAAAGCTCTCGGCTTTCAAGTGACGGGATGCGATATGGGAAACAGCTGCTACACGACCAAGGTCAGAGAAGCGGGGGTTCCAGTGTACTTAGGGCACGACCCGCATCACTTAGACGACCACAAAGCGGATATCTTGGCTTACAGCAGTGCTATTCCCTCAGACAATCCGGAGCTTGTAACGGCAAGAGAGCGCGGCATTCCTGTGGTACAGCGGGCTGAACTCTTGAGCCTTCTTTTTAACAGTCGGTGTGGCGTCGGCGTGGCTGGAACGCACGGGAAAACGACCACCACATCCATGATCAGTTTGATAGCTGAGCGGGCCGGCCTGGAGCCTACGGTTGCCATCGGCGGCGAACTGTGCGATATCGGTTGCAATGCTAAATTAGGCAACGGCAACGTCATGGTGGCTGAATTGGACGAAAGCGACGGCTCGTTCCAGTTTTTCCAGCCTTCAGTAGCCGTTGTGACGAACGTTGACTGGGATCACGTGAACTATTACCCATCCCGGCAGTCGGTTGTTGACGCGTTCGTTTCGTTCCTTGCCAACGTTCCAAGCGATGGATTCGAGGTTCTCTGCGGCGACGATCCGGGCGTCAGAGCTCTGTTGGGACGTCTGGAAGGCCAAAACTGTCAGAATCGGGTCACCTACGGGCTGGAAAAGGGGAACGACTTCTATCCGACAAACCTTGAGCAGTATCCCGGCGGCGGCATGAGCTACACCCTCAACCGATTTGGCCGTCAGGTTGGCCGGGTCAGGCTGACGGTTTCAGGAACACATAATCTGCTCAACTCTCTGGCAGCTCTGGCGGCCGGTTCCCGCTTGGGCATCTCGTTTGACCTGATGGTTTCCGCGCTGAACGAGTTCCACGGCGTCAAGCGGCGTCTTCAGCAGAAGGGCAACGCCGGAGATGATATCCTTGTCTATGACGACTACGGCCACCACCCGAACGAGTTGAAGGCCACTCTCACCGCTTTGGGGCAGATGTTCCCCAAACGGCGGCTTGTGGTGGTCTTTCAGCCGCACCGATACACCCGCACGGCGGCTCTGTATGAGCAGTTCGCCCAAGTCCTTTCTCAGGCTGATCAGGTGATTTTGCTACCCATCTACGCCGCTGACGAACAGCAGATTCCCGGCGTGTCCAGTTCTCTCATTCAGGATAAGATCCACGAGCGGCATCCGGGGCTCTGTCATCTCGTTCGCGATAAAGTGGACGCCGAGGCGTGTGTCATGTCGGTGCTTCAGCCGGGAGACCTGCTGTTGACGGCCGGAGCTGGGGACGTCTGCGTCATCGGCGACCTGATCCTTCAGAACCTGAAAGCGCCCTGCTCCGCAACCGCGTAA
- a CDS encoding UDP-N-acetylglucosamine--N-acetylmuramyl-(pentapeptide) pyrophosphoryl-undecaprenol N-acetylglucosamine transferase, translating to MVAGGTGGHLIPAIAFGQWLSSHHVSWSLATGSRPLERQICEAHGVHAHYLPIVGSPLGGGLKKAPGRTLDLVRTYRAAKKLIREEASTACLLFGGYLSLPVFWAARQAGIRTMTHEQNVIAGRGNRMLARLGCPVASGWSECRGISRFQYTGIPVRAMSLTDRAEAQRLLLKKPLEKGKKLAVVVGGSLGSRGIGEDLERLSNMVESKAWFFLFVGAASGSVSFDNALTVEPQWNMTLAYSAADLVISRAGGATLAEIEALRLRALVVPWEGSAGGHQLANAQLFNKETGTPYWTGDEGLSDAFSRAAGRELRWPEGRSGGSEALWDALQSVNAEGR from the coding sequence TTGGTTGCCGGGGGAACAGGCGGTCATCTGATCCCGGCGATAGCGTTCGGACAATGGCTGTCAAGTCATCACGTCAGCTGGAGCTTGGCGACAGGATCCCGGCCTCTGGAACGGCAGATCTGCGAGGCTCACGGGGTTCATGCCCACTATCTGCCCATCGTGGGGTCCCCGTTGGGCGGCGGGTTGAAGAAAGCGCCCGGCAGGACTCTTGATCTGGTGAGAACTTATCGAGCCGCGAAGAAGCTTATTCGAGAAGAAGCTTCGACGGCGTGTCTGCTGTTCGGAGGGTATTTGTCGCTGCCGGTCTTTTGGGCGGCTCGTCAGGCTGGGATCAGGACGATGACCCACGAGCAGAACGTAATCGCCGGCCGAGGGAACAGAATGCTGGCGCGCCTCGGCTGCCCTGTCGCCTCAGGCTGGTCTGAATGTCGGGGCATCAGCAGATTCCAATATACTGGCATCCCGGTGCGTGCGATGTCGCTGACTGACCGTGCCGAAGCTCAGCGCCTTCTATTGAAAAAGCCTCTCGAAAAAGGGAAAAAACTAGCTGTTGTCGTCGGCGGGTCTCTTGGCAGCCGAGGCATCGGAGAAGACCTCGAACGACTGTCGAATATGGTAGAATCAAAGGCGTGGTTTTTCCTGTTCGTCGGGGCGGCATCTGGGTCGGTTTCATTTGATAACGCCCTGACCGTTGAGCCTCAGTGGAACATGACCTTGGCCTACTCCGCGGCTGATCTGGTCATCAGCCGGGCAGGAGGGGCGACTCTGGCGGAGATTGAGGCGCTCAGGCTGCGGGCTTTGGTTGTCCCGTGGGAAGGGTCGGCCGGCGGCCACCAGTTGGCCAACGCTCAGCTTTTCAACAAAGAGACGGGAACTCCATACTGGACTGGAGACGAGGGCCTCTCCGACGCTTTTTCACGGGCGGCCGGTCGGGAACTTCGTTGGCCGGAAGGTCGTTCCGGCGGGTCCGAGGCTCTGTGGGATGCTCTGCAGAGCGTTAACGCTGAAGGGAGATAG
- a CDS encoding FtsW/RodA/SpoVE family cell cycle protein — MERKGDLSSLLIWLIPMLLSFCGLVVIAAMTGWSGHSPAFKQLLWLSVSFICFLAVMSIPLTVWTRVAWGAFAASFLFLGLTLAPGIGVTIKGASRWIHFGSFSFQPAEALSFALLLLLVRLYQRNARQLKALAVTGGIVFLCAVFLLRQPDFGSVLLIVALSGALLVDRYGFLLPAGALAVLTPLMYLVVMHQGYRQERIAVWLDPWSDPMGSGYQVIQGLIAFANGGLSGIGVNRSQDFLPEVHNDFIFPAMGEQFGLIGTMVLLGCFIIWSFVALQVYRRSVGISKQFAWGCCVSVILPLFINIGGVTKLIPLSGMPLPFVSYGGTSLLFMWMRVGILARVARKSAQGGDES; from the coding sequence ATGGAGCGAAAGGGAGATCTGAGCTCGCTTCTGATCTGGTTAATTCCAATGCTTCTTTCATTTTGCGGGCTCGTTGTCATTGCTGCCATGACCGGCTGGTCCGGACACTCGCCGGCGTTTAAGCAGCTGTTGTGGCTTTCTGTATCGTTCATCTGCTTTTTAGCCGTCATGTCGATTCCGCTGACCGTTTGGACTCGCGTCGCGTGGGGTGCTTTCGCCGCCTCGTTTCTGTTTCTCGGCCTCACCTTGGCGCCGGGAATCGGGGTAACCATCAAAGGCGCGTCCCGGTGGATTCATTTCGGCTCGTTCAGCTTTCAGCCCGCCGAAGCCCTGAGCTTTGCCCTGCTCCTGCTGCTCGTTCGGCTGTATCAGCGCAACGCCCGTCAGCTTAAGGCGCTGGCTGTGACCGGTGGAATCGTGTTCCTGTGCGCTGTGTTTCTTCTTCGGCAGCCGGACTTCGGCAGCGTCCTGCTGATCGTCGCGCTGTCCGGCGCTCTGCTCGTCGATCGGTACGGTTTTTTGCTTCCGGCTGGAGCTCTGGCAGTACTGACGCCGCTCATGTATCTGGTGGTCATGCACCAAGGGTACCGGCAGGAGCGAATTGCGGTTTGGCTTGATCCGTGGAGCGATCCAATGGGCTCTGGCTACCAAGTAATCCAAGGGCTGATCGCGTTTGCCAACGGCGGACTGTCGGGCATCGGGGTCAACCGGTCTCAAGACTTCCTCCCCGAGGTTCACAACGACTTCATCTTTCCTGCCATGGGCGAGCAGTTTGGCCTCATTGGGACGATGGTCCTTTTAGGGTGTTTCATCATTTGGTCGTTTGTGGCCCTTCAGGTGTACCGGCGCTCTGTTGGGATTTCAAAGCAGTTCGCTTGGGGGTGTTGCGTTTCGGTGATTCTTCCGCTGTTTATCAATATCGGCGGCGTGACAAAACTTATCCCGCTCAGCGGCATGCCTCTTCCGTTTGTGAGCTACGGCGGAACATCTCTGCTTTTTATGTGGATGAGAGTCGGCATTCTCGCGAGAGTTGCCCGCAAGTCGGCGCAGGGAGGTGACGAGTCCTGA
- the murD gene encoding UDP-N-acetylmuramoyl-L-alanine--D-glutamate ligase: MAGRITVVGAGVSGQAIALWAKKLGASVFVTDMKKELAPEICLGFRNAGIEWETGGHSPRCCECDQMVVSSGVSPASEAVKQAEGRGIPVVGELEFLAPWLPGKTIAVTGTNGKTTTTALLGHLLRCRGQSVAVVGNIGEPLANAAGTAVDYTVMELSSFQLHWNKSFTPQVALLTNLAPDHIDWHGSYENYVADKLKVFGRPGKGNWEIVQARDAALVPSGGSVCTLGGTEGTRIYWDDQAVWLERDSGREKLFDRSQLSLVGQHNLENAAMAGAALALIDKSFAPLQGLSDFLPPPHRCQLVRVRRGVTWVDDSKGTNVASTRTALEGIDGPKIIILGGKGKGEKYETLAQTVKARARNVILIGAESDKIEAALREAGVQSIHRTSCMEEVVSTADGLARPGDTVLLSPACTSWDMYQSYEQRGDHFKRLVMALPD; the protein is encoded by the coding sequence ATGGCGGGGAGAATAACAGTTGTCGGTGCTGGCGTGAGCGGTCAGGCAATAGCCTTATGGGCTAAAAAACTCGGAGCCAGCGTCTTTGTGACCGATATGAAAAAGGAACTGGCGCCGGAGATCTGCCTCGGCTTCCGAAACGCCGGAATTGAATGGGAAACGGGCGGCCATTCCCCGCGCTGCTGTGAATGTGACCAGATGGTGGTCAGCAGTGGCGTCTCTCCTGCCTCCGAAGCTGTCAAACAGGCAGAAGGGCGGGGGATACCCGTCGTCGGAGAGCTGGAATTTCTCGCCCCATGGCTTCCCGGCAAAACGATTGCCGTCACTGGAACGAACGGCAAGACGACCACGACTGCGCTGTTGGGGCATTTGCTCCGTTGCCGCGGTCAAAGCGTCGCGGTGGTCGGCAATATTGGTGAGCCTCTAGCAAACGCGGCGGGAACGGCGGTTGACTACACAGTGATGGAGCTGAGCAGCTTTCAGCTGCACTGGAACAAGTCGTTTACGCCTCAAGTCGCCCTGTTGACCAACCTGGCTCCGGATCACATCGACTGGCACGGAAGCTATGAGAACTACGTGGCCGACAAACTGAAAGTGTTCGGCCGGCCGGGAAAGGGCAACTGGGAGATCGTTCAGGCTCGGGATGCTGCCCTTGTCCCGTCGGGCGGATCGGTCTGTACCTTGGGCGGCACCGAAGGAACGCGAATTTACTGGGACGATCAGGCCGTGTGGCTTGAACGGGATTCGGGCCGGGAAAAGCTGTTCGATCGGTCTCAGCTGTCGCTGGTGGGACAGCACAACTTGGAAAACGCGGCGATGGCCGGTGCGGCTCTGGCACTGATCGACAAATCGTTCGCGCCGCTTCAGGGGCTTTCCGATTTCCTTCCGCCGCCGCATCGGTGTCAGCTGGTGAGAGTTCGTCGAGGCGTTACGTGGGTGGACGACTCAAAAGGTACGAACGTAGCGTCGACCCGCACTGCTCTTGAGGGCATCGATGGGCCGAAAATCATCATCCTCGGCGGCAAGGGCAAAGGCGAGAAGTACGAGACGCTGGCGCAGACCGTCAAAGCTCGAGCTAGGAACGTCATTCTCATCGGCGCGGAGTCGGACAAAATTGAGGCTGCCCTTCGGGAAGCTGGAGTCCAGTCAATTCACAGGACAAGCTGCATGGAAGAAGTAGTTTCGACGGCCGACGGATTGGCCCGCCCGGGAGACACGGTTCTTCTCTCGCCGGCATGCACCAGCTGGGATATGTACCAGAGTTACGAACAGCGGGGAGATCACTTCAAGCGCCTCGTCATGGCTCTGCCGGACTGA
- a CDS encoding phospho-N-acetylmuramoyl-pentapeptide-transferase translates to MSFLALGLVTFIVVAIGEILAQQSWISVMRTKGVSQVQKAYGPKVDEAVKAKVPSMGGVVFMLIGSGFLISGLVTRNLTAVALWVYPVLCGAIGLTDDVLKFRRGSSEGFSSKGKFLVQMAVTIVWFAQLQAYGLSGSPSSSIWAGVLWWLLAFFLAVGAQNALNVTDGLDGLAAGASLISFSALCFLAPGTEPFLASCAGAALCAGFLWHNAHPAQVFMGDGGSHFLAGLLVSIVLVSGMPILTLVPVGFLFGVEMISVVIQLVSIHGRGKKVFLMAPIHHHFQLKGWPENLITWRFMVVHLIGLAGCLFIGDLLF, encoded by the coding sequence ATGAGTTTCCTCGCTCTCGGACTGGTCACCTTTATCGTGGTAGCAATCGGTGAGATTTTGGCGCAGCAAAGCTGGATCAGCGTCATGCGGACAAAAGGCGTGTCTCAGGTCCAGAAAGCCTACGGGCCCAAAGTTGACGAGGCCGTCAAAGCCAAGGTTCCATCAATGGGCGGCGTCGTGTTTATGCTGATCGGCTCTGGTTTTTTAATCAGCGGGCTTGTGACGCGCAATTTGACTGCCGTCGCGCTGTGGGTCTATCCGGTACTTTGCGGGGCGATTGGACTGACCGATGACGTCCTGAAGTTCCGGCGCGGTTCCAGCGAAGGATTTTCCAGTAAGGGAAAGTTTCTTGTGCAGATGGCTGTGACGATCGTCTGGTTTGCCCAGCTGCAGGCCTACGGTCTGTCCGGTTCCCCGTCCTCAAGTATTTGGGCTGGCGTGCTGTGGTGGCTTCTGGCCTTCTTCCTCGCGGTCGGCGCTCAGAACGCCTTGAACGTTACCGATGGATTGGACGGGCTGGCGGCGGGAGCGTCCTTAATCTCGTTCAGCGCTCTGTGTTTTTTAGCCCCTGGAACTGAGCCGTTTTTGGCGTCCTGCGCCGGCGCGGCGCTCTGCGCGGGGTTTCTGTGGCATAACGCCCATCCGGCTCAAGTGTTCATGGGAGACGGAGGAAGCCATTTTCTGGCTGGGCTCCTGGTGTCCATCGTCCTCGTGTCCGGTATGCCGATTCTGACATTGGTTCCCGTCGGGTTCCTGTTCGGCGTTGAGATGATTTCTGTGGTGATTCAGCTGGTTTCAATTCACGGCAGGGGGAAAAAAGTGTTCCTCATGGCGCCGATCCATCACCATTTTCAGCTGAAAGGGTGGCCGGAAAATCTGATTACGTGGCGGTTTATGGTCGTTCACCTCATCGGACTTGCCGGGTGCCTGTTCATTGGAGATCTGCTTTTCTAA